Part of the Dethiosulfovibrio russensis genome, GAGGAGATACGGTTCCAGATCTCCGGCGACCACACGGCCTCGGACATAGACGCTGTTCTGGATATCCTCAGGGAGTACAGGGATAAGAGGTAGAGGAGGTCGGCCACTCTCGTTCCACCAGAACAAGAAACACCGCCAAAGCCAGCATATCGGCACTGCCTCCGGGACTTACCCAGTTATCCAGACAGTAGCGTTCCATGGCGGCGACCTTGCGACGTCCCTCGGAGGTCTTCATGCAACCAAGGCGCAAGGCCTCCTCGGCGGCCTCCGCCAGGTAGATCATTCTCTCCTTTCCTCCTCGGGACAACACGTTGGTATCGTTTCCCGAGGCCAGGACGGAGAGCAAAGCGTCGCACATAGCGAAAGACGATAGAGGATCGGGATAGGACTTAAGGCGGGAGAGGGCGACGAGAGCGCTGGGGAACCCTCTCTCCGCCTCTCCCCTGATACCGTCGACTCCCATAGACACGAAGAGCCTCTCTCCGGCGGAGAGGGGCTCTTCGTGTCTAAGAAGCAGGGGAGTCAACT contains:
- a CDS encoding triphosphoribosyl-dephospho-CoA synthase, with protein sequence MLSDRLATLAQRALIHEAASSPKPGLVTSIDRGAHHDMDFGSFVASALALGPFFKQAATIGTKLHREPPEECLEVLRSAGREAESSMEEATGGVNAHRGAIFSMGLAVAAVSRTVSLGEIPHGEAVAKAAGSFVAGIVERELTPLLLRHEEPLSAGERLFVSMGVDGIRGEAERGFPSALVALSRLKSYPDPLSSFAMCDALLSVLASGNDTNVLSRGGKERMIYLAEAAEEALRLGCMKTSEGRRKVAAMERYCLDNWVSPGGSADMLALAVFLVLVEREWPTSSTSYPCTP